Proteins from one Deltaproteobacteria bacterium genomic window:
- a CDS encoding prepilin-type N-terminal cleavage/methylation domain-containing protein → MANEGAFTLLEIIVVVLLLGFISSITFTAMANLMKSKDLVLSQRKLYNDARYIFDRLNREFSAMETQPLPTSDQQSQQTSGKRNAFLNAEDIQSSNADTDAIRFITSQGSQYFFNASTNGDLTELYYHLVESQDSADEDRNQGHWQKYTLVREEAAVGTQASPSAEKKKIIFPISENIISLNFSYALNGKWLSQWQDPYRLPEAIQVTLSMQVDESPVEEFQTAFAISAGKGARTSYDQFLQAQ, encoded by the coding sequence TTGGCAAATGAAGGCGCATTTACGCTGCTCGAAATTATCGTCGTTGTTTTGTTGCTGGGCTTTATTTCTAGCATTACATTTACCGCCATGGCTAACCTCATGAAGAGCAAGGATTTGGTATTAAGTCAGCGCAAACTCTATAACGATGCAAGGTACATCTTCGACAGGCTCAATCGAGAGTTTTCTGCTATGGAGACACAGCCACTACCTACGAGTGACCAACAATCGCAACAAACCTCGGGAAAACGAAATGCCTTCTTAAACGCCGAGGATATACAGTCAAGCAATGCCGATACTGATGCAATCCGTTTTATAACATCACAGGGTAGCCAATACTTCTTTAATGCCAGCACAAACGGAGATCTGACAGAGCTATACTACCACCTAGTAGAAAGTCAGGATTCGGCAGATGAGGATAGAAATCAAGGACATTGGCAAAAATATACCTTGGTGCGAGAGGAAGCGGCTGTCGGCACTCAGGCTTCGCCAAGTGCCGAGAAAAAAAAGATCATTTTCCCCATAAGTGAAAATATAATCTCACTAAATTTTAGCTATGCACTAAACGGCAAATGGCTGAGTCAATGGCAGGATCCATATCGCCTACCGGAGGCCATACAGGTTACGCTGAGTATGCAAGTTGACGAATCTCCGGTAGAAGAGTTTCAAACTGCCTTTGCCATTAGTGCCGGTAAGGGAGCTCGCACCTCTTATGACCAATTTCTCCAGGCACAGTAG
- a CDS encoding prepilin-type N-terminal cleavage/methylation domain-containing protein — translation MSGRSGSCRRTSFRQCGFTLIEITVAIAILGIGLSTVIILQTHYLQQFTAEKNRSKAAMYAKQIMSSIEIAPRSPDEGLTSGGLMDLFAEQGVITGNAKDENERKAMESWTYTQEISSIDIPELQNTFKRIDLTIAWGEKADENFTLVYFVRPDPLSAVPR, via the coding sequence TTGAGTGGACGCTCGGGGAGCTGCCGGCGAACTAGCTTTCGGCAATGCGGCTTTACTCTCATAGAAATTACAGTGGCAATTGCCATTTTAGGCATAGGATTAAGCACTGTAATCATTTTACAGACTCATTACCTACAGCAGTTTACAGCTGAGAAAAACCGCTCAAAGGCGGCAATGTATGCAAAACAAATTATGTCCTCGATTGAAATTGCGCCACGCTCACCCGATGAGGGCCTAACGAGTGGGGGCTTGATGGACCTTTTTGCCGAGCAGGGCGTGATTACTGGCAACGCCAAAGACGAAAATGAACGCAAAGCTATGGAGAGTTGGACATATACTCAAGAGATTAGCAGTATTGATATTCCCGAATTGCAAAACACATTCAAGCGCATCGATTTAACCATTGCTTGGGGGGAAAAAGCCGATGAGAACTTTACCTTGGTGTACTTCGTTCGCCCGGATCCGCTTAGTGCCGTCCCGCGCTAG
- a CDS encoding prepilin-type N-terminal cleavage/methylation domain-containing protein has product MDFSVAYRGERGQKGFTLVELVLVIALIVIISGIAVGRMGTLTSLRTSSDLRKFINTWEFLFNEAVSRNENYRLILDLDNQSYCVRREVPREGNTVEQVDYLSGLRLDSEKKRREENAAATGDDAGEELKEEFLREDERQGGALDVLFYQHIFGDSEGSVQLGTPLAFPSLAESVSIAENMRFSDVSTPRGKHDSGKAYVRFSARGASEFAVVHLAVKGAMFTAVMNPSTGAVKLIEGDKDFEWTLGELPAN; this is encoded by the coding sequence GTGGATTTTAGCGTTGCATACAGAGGCGAGAGAGGACAGAAGGGTTTTACGCTGGTTGAGTTGGTATTGGTAATAGCTCTTATAGTTATTATTAGCGGAATTGCGGTGGGGAGGATGGGAACGTTGACGTCTTTGCGCACGAGTAGCGATCTTAGAAAATTTATCAACACCTGGGAATTTTTATTCAATGAGGCCGTATCGCGAAATGAGAACTACCGCCTAATACTCGACCTGGACAATCAAAGTTATTGCGTTAGACGAGAAGTTCCCAGGGAGGGGAATACGGTTGAACAGGTAGACTATTTGAGTGGGTTGAGGTTGGATTCAGAGAAAAAGCGGCGTGAGGAAAATGCAGCGGCGACGGGAGATGATGCGGGGGAGGAATTGAAGGAGGAATTTTTGCGTGAGGATGAGCGTCAGGGTGGCGCGCTTGATGTGTTGTTTTATCAACACATTTTTGGGGATAGCGAAGGTTCGGTGCAGCTCGGGACACCGTTAGCTTTCCCCAGCTTGGCTGAAAGCGTGTCCATTGCTGAGAATATGCGTTTTAGCGATGTGAGCACCCCTAGGGGCAAACACGATTCCGGCAAGGCGTATGTTCGGTTTTCAGCAAGAGGCGCTAGCGAATTTGCCGTAGTGCACCTGGCAGTTAAGGGCGCTATGTTTACGGCAGTAATGAATCCGTCTACGGGAGCTGTTAAGCTAATAGAAGGAGATAAGGATTTTGAGTGGACGCTCGGGGAGCTGCCGGCGAACTAG